In Lysinibacillus sp. FSL M8-0337, the following proteins share a genomic window:
- a CDS encoding OsmC family protein: MAITTFKANTFLKEKVLVEAHVRGHKIIVDEPKELGGDDQAPNPVELLLSSLGACQSIVARTYAKKFDIDLQDFWVELEGDLDTDGFLGKSDVRPGFLSIRYTFHIKTNASEEKVEEFKNYIEARCPVGDTIANTVNLVSSGIVIENSVV; encoded by the coding sequence ATGGCGATAACAACATTTAAGGCAAACACATTTTTAAAAGAAAAGGTTTTGGTAGAAGCTCATGTTAGAGGACATAAAATTATTGTCGATGAACCAAAAGAATTAGGTGGAGATGATCAAGCTCCAAATCCTGTAGAACTCTTGCTTTCATCTTTGGGGGCATGTCAATCAATAGTAGCAAGAACTTATGCGAAGAAATTTGATATAGACCTTCAAGATTTCTGGGTGGAATTAGAAGGAGACCTTGATACAGATGGCTTTTTAGGCAAGTCCGATGTAAGACCAGGATTTTTATCAATCCGATATACTTTTCATATCAAAACGAATGCATCAGAGGAAAAGGTAGAAGAATTTAAAAATTATATTGAAGCACGTTGCCCTGTAGGTGATACGATTGCTAATACAGTAAATCTTGTGTCTTCAGGAATTGTTATTGAGAATTCTGTAGTTTAA
- a CDS encoding DnaD domain protein codes for MSNNIKRFKKISDKVIYGSTAEERFKEVHGITIEEWKSKGEERFKDETGMSYEEWYIKKVISSTPIDYLKNLNGSVSQDDIELVKDLQELGLNDGVINVLLDYVKIVSKIGFVHSLVRDIGESWLNKNVTTIESAMAFVREEWNK; via the coding sequence GTGAGTAATAATATAAAACGATTTAAGAAAATAAGTGACAAAGTAATATACGGCTCGACTGCTGAAGAACGATTTAAAGAAGTGCACGGGATAACAATTGAGGAATGGAAATCAAAAGGAGAAGAAAGATTTAAAGATGAAACAGGAATGAGTTACGAAGAATGGTATATAAAAAAGGTTATTTCTTCGACACCAATTGATTATCTTAAAAATCTCAATGGCTCTGTTTCTCAGGATGATATAGAACTGGTTAAAGATTTACAAGAGTTGGGGTTAAATGATGGTGTTATAAATGTATTACTGGATTATGTAAAAATTGTTAGTAAAATTGGGTTTGTTCACTCGTTGGTGAGAGATATAGGGGAAAGTTGGCTCAATAAGAACGTCACAACTATTGAAAGCGCTATGGCATTTGTCAGGGAAGAGTGGAATAAATAA
- a CDS encoding type 1 glutamine amidotransferase family protein, with the protein MQTKKVFLYVFNTMSDWEYGYLIAELNSGRYFKKNLAPLKVITVGANKEMITTMGGLSIKPDISLDECILESKDLLILPGGTTWSEEIHQPVLERIGQALKFGTIVAAICGATEALANMGYLDSRKHTSNDLEYIKMVCSNYKGEKFYEMRPAVSGENLITASGVAPLEFTMEVLKKLDVFAPDTLHSWYNLNKTHQPEYFFQLMNSINS; encoded by the coding sequence ATGCAAACAAAAAAAGTTTTTCTATATGTATTTAATACAATGTCGGACTGGGAATATGGATATTTAATTGCTGAACTAAACTCAGGAAGATATTTCAAAAAAAATTTAGCCCCTTTAAAAGTAATTACAGTAGGAGCTAATAAAGAAATGATTACTACTATGGGAGGACTGAGCATAAAACCAGATATTTCACTTGATGAATGTATTCTTGAGAGTAAAGATCTTTTAATTTTACCAGGAGGGACTACTTGGAGTGAAGAAATTCATCAACCTGTCTTGGAGAGAATTGGCCAAGCTTTAAAGTTTGGCACTATTGTTGCTGCAATTTGTGGTGCAACTGAGGCTCTTGCGAATATGGGATACTTAGATTCTAGAAAACACACAAGCAATGACTTAGAGTATATTAAAATGGTCTGTTCTAATTATAAAGGAGAAAAATTTTATGAGATGAGACCTGCGGTATCTGGTGAGAATTTGATTACTGCATCAGGAGTAGCACCTCTAGAATTTACGATGGAAGTACTGAAAAAACTAGATGTATTTGCACCTGACACATTACATTCATGGTATAACCTAAATAAGACTCATCAACCTGAATACTTCTTCCAGTTAATGAATTCAATAAATAGCTGA
- a CDS encoding DUF6241 domain-containing protein: MKWTYVLGIVILTVLLSIGGTLLISEKIYEKEEMEQDVKELENTSKEDTKEKFVSTVDVSGIGWETPIFSKKIDDWKSGDEPFVGNLVEEVIQEMAHQKIIAESKEGSIMITPKRIDTLIQMVEENKDNYERHKMSDKYAPYEIYLDILKRWKKGDFSTVDDDHNILMFIQGGKPPEGLATGIASEEQEINYIFQVFAKEVDEVFGSTEKQN, translated from the coding sequence ATGAAGTGGACATATGTTTTAGGTATCGTTATTTTAACTGTTTTATTGAGTATAGGTGGTACACTTTTAATCTCAGAAAAGATCTATGAAAAAGAAGAGATGGAACAAGATGTGAAAGAATTAGAGAACACTTCAAAAGAAGATACAAAAGAAAAATTTGTATCGACGGTGGATGTGAGCGGGATAGGTTGGGAAACCCCTATTTTCTCCAAGAAAATTGATGATTGGAAAAGTGGAGATGAACCCTTCGTTGGCAATCTAGTAGAAGAAGTGATTCAAGAGATGGCACACCAAAAGATTATCGCTGAATCGAAAGAAGGTTCTATTATGATTACACCAAAAAGAATCGACACATTAATACAGATGGTAGAAGAAAACAAAGATAACTATGAACGTCATAAAATGTCTGATAAGTATGCACCTTATGAAATATACCTAGATATATTAAAACGTTGGAAAAAAGGTGATTTTTCAACAGTTGACGATGACCATAATATTTTAATGTTTATTCAAGGAGGGAAACCACCTGAAGGTTTAGCAACAGGTATTGCTTCGGAAGAACAAGAGATAAACTATATTTTCCAAGTTTTTGCTAAAGAGGTAGATGAAGTCTTTGGCTCGACAGAAAAGCAGAATTAA
- a CDS encoding phage minor head protein — MIRHLNIEIAQSLQAGESYTEMAYRIETAMGWTKKKAILVARTDGGRVRSQADLAVEEQASKTVRLTKVWMSSLDTRVRKSHRKLDGQKADKDGYYHYGKWKSKAPRLWGITSMDIQCRCHSIYLVNGKLPEYRRGKDYMDNTYQKKLAAHIDAYMDDLGLTYKQEFNKAYKEVKPPSVTVPFMSFEDWRKQFSGER, encoded by the coding sequence ATTATTAGACATCTAAACATCGAGATAGCGCAAAGCCTACAAGCAGGAGAAAGCTACACTGAAATGGCATACAGAATTGAGACCGCTATGGGATGGACCAAGAAGAAGGCTATCCTTGTTGCTCGTACAGACGGTGGCCGCGTAAGATCTCAAGCAGATTTAGCTGTAGAAGAACAGGCTAGTAAAACCGTTCGGCTAACAAAGGTTTGGATGTCGTCACTTGATACGAGAGTACGGAAATCTCATAGAAAGCTAGATGGACAAAAGGCTGATAAAGACGGCTATTATCACTATGGTAAGTGGAAATCAAAAGCACCTAGACTTTGGGGAATTACTTCAATGGATATTCAGTGTCGATGTCATTCAATTTACTTGGTAAACGGTAAATTACCTGAATACAGACGTGGTAAAGATTATATGGATAATACGTACCAAAAGAAATTAGCAGCTCATATAGATGCTTACATGGATGACTTAGGACTAACTTATAAACAGGAGTTTAACAAAGCTTACAAAGAAGTTAAGCCACCTAGTGTAACAGTACCATTCATGAGCTTCGAGGATTGGAGAAAGCAGTTTAGTGGTGAACGGTGA
- a CDS encoding YafY family protein, which translates to MPKIDNMLAILWMLRSGEKITAKQISEKLEMNIRTVYRYIDTISTSGVPIISEPGHNGGYTLMNNFIEAPLFFDFEEQTSLFHAAVFAEEAGYYGGEALNRAISKLSKYSNQEQKIKINQHLTSLEVISRLSSLSMEPFLKELEQAVADGYSVKILHHKSGEKEINYRLVDPYRIIYWNNKWYVIGFCHLRNDIRSFRVDRIESLMLTENKFDRPENFSARDIFIKNLLPTIEDKDRIISLIINGDKSVLADICQHWFLGHYLQTRTSNQAVFLLEKDIIHTYVPYLLLPYNKSIKVIEPISLKKRIIEVLTELIKYHQA; encoded by the coding sequence ATGCCTAAAATTGACAATATGTTAGCAATTCTATGGATGCTTCGTTCAGGTGAAAAAATTACAGCAAAACAAATTTCAGAAAAGTTAGAGATGAATATAAGGACTGTGTATCGTTATATTGATACGATTTCAACAAGTGGCGTACCTATAATTTCAGAACCAGGACATAACGGTGGATACACTTTAATGAACAATTTTATTGAGGCTCCTCTTTTTTTTGATTTTGAGGAGCAAACTTCACTATTTCACGCTGCTGTTTTTGCAGAAGAAGCCGGATATTATGGAGGTGAGGCACTAAATAGGGCCATTTCAAAACTAAGTAAATACTCAAATCAAGAGCAGAAAATAAAGATAAACCAACATTTAACTAGTCTTGAAGTAATAAGTCGATTAAGTTCACTCTCTATGGAACCTTTTTTGAAGGAGTTGGAGCAGGCCGTAGCTGACGGGTACTCAGTAAAAATTCTTCACCATAAAAGTGGTGAAAAGGAAATAAATTACAGATTGGTCGATCCGTACAGAATTATCTATTGGAATAATAAGTGGTATGTGATTGGATTTTGTCATCTTAGAAATGATATCCGTAGTTTTAGAGTAGATCGAATTGAAAGTCTAATGCTAACCGAAAATAAATTTGACCGGCCAGAAAATTTTTCAGCACGTGACATTTTTATAAAAAACCTTCTTCCAACTATAGAAGATAAAGATAGAATTATTTCTTTGATTATTAATGGAGATAAAAGTGTATTGGCTGATATTTGCCAACATTGGTTTTTAGGACATTATTTACAAACACGGACTTCAAATCAAGCAGTTTTTCTTCTTGAAAAAGATATAATACATACATATGTACCTTATTTACTTTTACCGTACAATAAATCTATTAAAGTTATCGAGCCAATAAGTCTTAAGAAAAGAATTATTGAAGTTCTGACGGAATTAATAAAATATCATCAAGCATGA
- a CDS encoding class I SAM-dependent methyltransferase: MVGVFIQRRYLKMRVAFVTGVDFSKEILNGARDNCREYQNISFKQGDTLHTSLESNDYNLLLERALIHQIIIKKNYRRKKPLELNRGSYFRDTKKLI, encoded by the coding sequence GTGGTGGGAGTATTTATTCAAAGGCGATATCTGAAAATGAGAGTAGCCTTTGTTACCGGTGTTGATTTTTCCAAAGAAATACTTAATGGTGCAAGAGATAACTGTAGAGAATATCAAAACATATCATTTAAACAAGGTGATACACTTCATACAAGCTTAGAAAGCAACGATTACAATTTACTTCTTGAAAGAGCGTTGATACATCAAATAATTATAAAAAAGAATTATAGACGAAAAAAACCTCTTGAGTTGAATCGTGGAAGTTACTTCAGAGATACAAAAAAGTTAATATAG
- a CDS encoding multidrug effflux MFS transporter — protein sequence MKKNIGNKTPSLLLLIVLVGFPQISETIFSPSLPSIAEVFEISMSDAQLTMSVYFIAFAFGVFFFGRLSDKIGRRKAMLYGLFLYFFGNVLCLVANEMAVLLVARFIQAFGASVGSVVTQTILRESFSGVERHKLFAQITAALAFTPALGPLIGGFTDYYFGFKVVFFVLVAMSIIVFCYAYIRLPETVLTTIQMKPILPIVKRMFTNARLWRYGVLIGGINGVLFSYYTEAPFIFTQYFKLTSAVYGFLGIIVALASIAGAMLSKRLVSHTKPEKIIVQGLVIMLIGTLLATSVQFLPNALQMPTMIVSVFIILFGTGTALPICLSIALIDFQDVIGSASAIFSLGYYLLVSATIYGMSIFHNGTVLAMPLYFLALGIVMLLISLPLLYKKM from the coding sequence TTGAAGAAAAACATCGGAAACAAAACACCTAGCTTATTATTACTGATTGTACTAGTAGGCTTCCCACAAATTAGTGAAACTATTTTTAGCCCATCATTACCATCTATCGCAGAAGTATTTGAAATTTCTATGAGTGATGCACAGCTTACGATGAGTGTGTATTTTATCGCTTTTGCCTTCGGAGTATTTTTCTTTGGGCGTTTATCCGATAAAATCGGTCGTCGCAAGGCAATGCTATATGGGCTATTCTTATATTTTTTTGGTAACGTACTTTGTTTAGTAGCAAATGAAATGGCGGTTTTATTAGTCGCACGGTTTATTCAAGCTTTTGGTGCAAGTGTTGGCTCTGTCGTGACACAAACGATTTTACGAGAAAGTTTTTCTGGTGTTGAGCGTCATAAATTGTTTGCTCAAATTACAGCTGCCCTTGCCTTCACACCTGCCCTTGGTCCATTAATCGGTGGTTTTACTGATTATTATTTTGGCTTTAAGGTCGTATTTTTTGTGTTAGTTGCTATGAGTATTATTGTATTTTGCTACGCGTATATACGCTTACCTGAAACAGTGCTAACAACAATCCAAATGAAGCCTATACTACCAATAGTAAAGCGCATGTTTACAAATGCGCGTCTATGGCGCTACGGCGTATTAATTGGCGGTATTAACGGTGTATTATTTAGCTATTATACCGAAGCACCATTTATTTTTACGCAATACTTTAAACTAACAAGTGCTGTGTATGGTTTTTTAGGTATTATCGTTGCTCTCGCTTCTATTGCGGGTGCGATGCTATCTAAACGACTTGTTAGCCATACAAAACCTGAGAAGATTATCGTACAAGGGTTAGTCATTATGCTCATCGGTACATTGCTCGCTACATCGGTGCAATTTTTACCAAATGCATTACAAATGCCAACCATGATTGTTAGTGTGTTCATTATTTTATTTGGTACAGGTACCGCTTTACCAATCTGTTTAAGCATAGCGCTCATTGACTTTCAAGACGTCATTGGTTCTGCCAGTGCGATATTTAGCTTAGGGTATTATTTACTCGTTAGCGCTACAATCTATGGTATGAGCATTTTCCATAATGGAACAGTCCTTGCAATGCCCCTATATTTTTTAGCACTAGGGATTGTTATGCTCTTAATAAGCTTACCATTACTTTATAAAAAGATGTGA